TTTTTGTTTTGTTACGACTCGTCTACATTCGATTgtgattttagatgattaaatgtgatTTAAATTAATTGAATGAATTAATGGATGATTGGAATAtggttaaatatatattataataatataaaaaaatatagaatAAATAGTTAGCAGATAATTGATGTGTGGttgaatatatattataatatatttaaatatataatggtaattaatgatataaaatataatatatttaattataattaattgatATGAGTTAAATTATGTTTTGAgtcaaaataaattaaaataaatcgAATCGAGACGAGTCaagaaaaaacgaaaaaaaaacagAATCCGAGTTATTTTGTTtccttcattttttttttgttagtaTTAGTAAGTTAATTAATCGTGCGAAATATATACGTTGGTAATTAACTAGGACTAGGAGGactaattatttataattaaattaatacttaTTTATGGTCATGAGTTTCTTATACATTGTGAGTTTGGTGGTCGATCGCAAGTTAATATACAGTTGTTTTAAGAGTGATGCAGAATCCAACTAGTTCATCATCACACCACACAGCGCGTTCATAATAAGGCCCAATTAATTAATTTTGACGTTAATTAATGTTTATAACGATGATGTTTCTTTTTTTTCTTGTTTTTTATGACTTCTGTAGTTTGATGTGAGACAGActgattttttttttcttacttcgaaagaaaggaaaaaaaaaaaaggaagaaaaGTTGCTCAAcgctattttattaaattttttttcatTCACATAGTtcgaattaaaataattaattccgATGATTAATTAAACGTCTAGCCATTGAATGAATTACCATTGCTTTCTTTCATTCAATATGTGTGATGATAATGTTGATGATGAAGATCAGCATTTATATTTATTGGCATTACATTCTTCATTAATCCTAAGTGAAAGTGCTTATCATTAGAACAGGAGCTTATAATGTCGTTGTtcggaaattataaaatatatagcaACTTGCGTCCTTTAATTATATCTATCTTATCATATCATCATGTATGGCAAGCCCCGTTAGGTGAATAAAAAGTAATTTTGAGTTTGAGTTTGATCAAGTATATATAAAATCGAGGCTTAATATTCTTGAATTTACtaagaaagataatttaaaaaattCATCTTCCATTTTGAGCGGTCCATGTCTCTTTCGCCCTCACTTCATCAGATCATCCATGTAATATTGCATAATAATATGTACATTTTGATGTTGATTCGCTCTTTTTTCATAAgttttttattttacattttttatGTTGAAAATGAGGTTTTTATAACTTTATAGAAGATAAATCTTATGAATCTGAAATATGAATTCAtgatatatatcttgtttcaaagAAATTTATTAGAGATACAATTAGTTAATCCCAAATTGTTGAGAACATAAAACTGATGAAGTGaataatcaaatatatatttaattgGCATATACCCTTATATATCATAGTAATTCCACAAAATTTAGGTTCTCAGTAGTTATGATTTGATCGTAATATTCACAATTCATATGTTATATAGGAGTATAACTtatataacgataattttaacggtATAAAATATCAACAGCCGTGCATTTTTTTTGACCTTATTTAATACACAAATATTAGACACATTCTACGATGATCTCGCATCTCATATTGTCCGAGTTTCTCTAAGCCAATAAAAGTAAACGAATGTTTTTGAAAACTTCCAAAAAATTTATTCACATAAACGACGATACGTCTTAAATAACATTCTATCCAATCCAACTATTTATAGTTGATAATACTATGTTTAATGTTAACTTAAAATAAATACTCAAAAttcaattaattagtttagttaagCTAAACGAAATTACTGTTTAATTTAATTTTGTTTAAGTTGAAGTAGACATTTACTAATTCAAATCTAATTAGGAAAAGGGCAGTTTGGGAAAGTAAGTTAGAAAAGTATGCCAAATCCCCCCTGGACCAGGACTCAAATATTCCTTAGTGGAAAACAAAAAACAAGCTCTCGACAGCTCAGCTTTGCtctctaatatatataaacaaactaAATTCAGAGACTCTTTCACTAAACCCTTTAATTTGTCATTGATTTCCTCTCTCTACAATCCCATGACGCAGCCACCGCCGCCGTCACCCACCGCCACCAACCTTCTCCTCGGAAGATATGAGCTTGGACGGATGCTCGGCCGCGGAAGCTTCGCCAAAGTCTATTCTGCAAAGTCTGTCTTCGATCAATCTCCGGTCGCCATTAAGATCATCGACAAGACCAAAACCATCGACGCCTCCATGGAGCCTCGGATCATATCGGAAGTCACCGCCATGCGCCGCCTCCAAGACCACCCCAACATCCTCAAAATCCACGAGGTCATGGCCAGCAAGACGAAAATCTACCTAGTAATGGAGCTAGCCACCGGCGGGGAATTGTTCGCCAAGGTCCTCCGCCGTGGAAGGCTGTCGGAATCTTCGGCGAGGAGGTACTTCCACCAGCTAGTTAACGCCCTTCACTTCTGCCACCAGAACGGAATAGCGCATAGAGACGTGAAGCCACAGAATCTGCTTCTTGACGTGAACGGAGACCTGAAAGTCTCGGACTTTGGTCTCTCCGCCCTGCCGGAACAGAAAAAGGACGGGTTGTTGCACACGTTTTGTGGGACCCCTTCGTACACGGCGCCGGAGGTGATGTCACGACGTCATTACGATGGTTCGAAAGCCGATGCATGGTCTTGTGGGGTGATCCTGTTCTTTCTGCTATCAGGTTCATTACCAGCCGAATTCGATTCATCAAATTATACCCTAATGTATAAGAAAATCAGACAGGGGAATTACATTCCCAGCTATATATCTAAGCCGGCTCGGTCGGTTATCTCTAAGCTTCTTGACTTAAACCCCACAACCAGAATGAGTCTAGAACAGCTGATGACGACAAAGTGGTTTAAGAAGTCGACAATTCCTAGGAATGTCAGCAAAGACAGCTTTGGATCTTCTGAAGACGGCGAAGAGTCGTCGGGATTGAGGAGAACTCTGTCGATGAACGCATTTGACATAATTTCTCTGTCATCTAGTTTCGACTTGTCAGGATTATTCGAGGAGGTGACCAAGAGGAAAGAGTTGAAGAGGTTTACGACGGCGGAGACGACGCAGAAAGTGGTGGAGAGAGTGAGGGAGGTTGGAGGGAAACTCGGGTATAGAGTTGAGAGAGTTCAGGCGGATTCTGTTGGATTGGTGAAAGGAAAGACGGTGGTGGATTTCGAAGTTTCGGAGCTGGCGGCGCAGCTTCTTTTGGTGGAAGTGAGGGCGGTGGGAGATGGAGGAGCGGAGAGACAGGACGGGGGCGGTGGGGGATGTTTGTGGGAGGAGTTAAGGGAAGGGCTCGAAGATGTCGCCCTGTCGTGGCATAGCGAGACTTGTGTGAATTAAGGTAAGGCGAAGATAGATTTTGTAGATGAACTGATCGGTTGATGCTAATTGACaagaaaaggaaagaaagaaaggtgAAAGTGTAATGAAATGAAATGTTTAGATGATCTTGAAGTAGCTAGGAGATAACTGTTGTTTGTTTATCAGGATAGTTTTGTTTTCACCTTGTAAATTAAGATTACTATATTCTAGCGGATTTAGTTCGATCAAGTTTTGTGTGTTTGCGCTTATAATTCCTTATTTTGGAAGAATTTTTGGTTCGGAGTGGGGAAAATATTGTGAAATGCTTTTGCAGCTTCACACTCTTCTCACACTCCACGTCATTTTCCTTCCTTCCTATAATAGCCAACTTTAGTTTGACCAAGAAGAGTTTCAAGCATCTGGACTGGATTCGGATGTAAACTTGTTCTTTTTCATTCCATTGATGCAAGATATGTCTTTGTTATTTTTGTAGAATGTTACACAATGGTAAAATCTGAATTTTTTCAACAACAAAGAACCCAAAGATAGTTGACATTTGACAATGTATTTTATATCTAGGTACATGATTATGACTGTGACATTAGAACCACATTCATGACGTCATCTATCCAATTGAAAGGTTTTGTGCGGGATTTTATTTATtacatactacctccgtctcaaaataaatacaaatttatatgtaaaaatttgtatttattttgaGACGGAGAGAGTATTTCGCATTTCAAATTAAAGCATGTATAGGAGCAACTTATATACTCTGGGCTGGAGGTATACGGCCTCATTTGCAGTACTTCTTGAACCACACCCCGATATTCAGAAAGCTCTCATAGTCAGATTGCGGTCTGCAAAACACACCAAAAAGGAACCTTATTAAGTCAGAGAGATAGCAACGCCAAATCATTTCGGTCTTGTTTGTATCAGCTTTCACCAATGTGTAAAAGCATTCAGAGAGTGAATTCTTCTTCTACTTTACCTGTCAATGGCATGAACTTCATTTGGAAACATTATGACCTTCACCTCAACTCCCTTCTCCTTCAAAGCCCGAGAATACTACAATTGCAGCCAAAGTTCAAGCAATTACAAAGGAAATTGTTTCTAATGATCAATtctaataaaaatataacttacaTGGATCCCATTGGAGACTAAAACACGAAGATCCTGAGCGCCCAAGAGAAATAGCGTAGGTGCCTTGACCTGCAAGAATATCAGTGACAAAAGAAGTTTGATGTTGGTATCTAGCAAACCAAAACTGAGATTAACAGACTAGATTTCCCAGAAAGAAACCATTCCACCTAAAAGGAAGGTTCCGTTTTATGTTGAAACCTATCCTAAGAACCATACCCTTGACACGTGTGCAATTGGAGATTTACTGTGGAAAAGAGCCAGGTGATCAGCTGTAGGAGCTTCTGTAAAGAGGGTTTTCCACTCAGCTCCAAATGCTCCTACATAGCACCAGTCAGGGATTTCTGTGACACCAACCATGAATGAAAGGTTACAAACAGGATTCTTTGCACATGCAGCTGCAAACTTATCTGGAGCCAACAAATTTTTTccggaaaaataaaataaaattagctACTTAGAGAAAAAGAGATCATCCAGGTTATAAAAGGAAATGCCATGATTTAAAGCAATAATGGGGAAATACTGCACCTGGCCTATCAAGTGAGTGGTAAGAAAGCCGCCATGGGAACCGCCAACAACACAAATGTTAGGTGGAGTGGCCAGACCCAACTCAATGACATGATCTACAGCGACTAACTAATACATCATTTACATCCTGTGGAAAACAAGTACAGAAATTAGGGCCTAAATGTTGCTTATGATGGAAATAAATTAACTGCTTCATAACGACTTGAAAGAAGATGGTTAGGATAGCTACCTGGGACCCAACTTTCCCGGGAAGAGATTGCAATGCTTCCTCACCAAACCCCAGCGAACCTCTAACATCGATCATATCTTGTGTGTTAGAATTAACTCTGAACCATGTTTTCCACTATGCAAACAGACAAATGAAGCCTTTTTGGAATGAACTAGGCAAAAAAGAATGTATCACATGGAACAGTCTGACTGCTAATGTCGTGCGGTCAACATATCATGCATGATGTTGTGGTAATTTCTAAAGTGTGCTTAAGATGTGGAGCTACATAATACGTATACACTTGCAGCAAAAAAGCATATTGAACATATAACTTTCAACTTAAAAGATTTCAAGAAGTGATTAAGCTTCGCTCACCTATAATTTACAATCAATAAACTGTAACCAAGTGAAGAAAGAAACGTCGAAGACTTTGAGTAACTTGTCAAAGAAACATCATGAGGACCGCCATGCAGGATCACAATTAGTGGATCGTATTTATCAGTCTTCTTAGACTTTGAAGATACAAAAATAGCTTCATAAGAATTTTTAGCACctgaaatataattaaaaaaattacATACAGGACATTTCTACAAAGTTCATGTATAAAAGTAATATATATGAAAGCACAGTAATGTATTCTGAAATGTCACCCCTTAGGTCTCAAGAGAAGGGATTGCTCATAATTGGATCATAAACAAGGTTCGAATATAAAATCGTTTATCTTACTGCAAGTCTGCCTGCCCCCGGACTCCCTTAAAATTGTGGAAAAATGAGAATCCTCTAAATCCAGACAAACTTTTTGTTATCTATAGCTTTTAAAAGTTTCTACCACCTTCTATAATTGTTAACAATCACTGAACTTATTCGGATTTTTGATCGTCAATACTGAAAATATCAGATTTTGGTGTAAAAACAGTAAATAAAGTGGGTTTTCAAAAAGTTTTTGTGTTTGGTTTAGTTTTGGCTTTATAGTTTACTAGTCAGTGGATCCGTCCGTGGACGGAAAATCCCTACCTTTAAAAATAAATAGtataaatatattacaacaaattatATAGTAATTATTTGCATTAAACATTATGAAATCTATGTCAAATATTATATCAAAAGAAAACTATTTTAACTTTAAATCAATTAgaattattttgattttatttcaaaatctacaatcctattagaattaaaaaattattttgtttgaaaaataagatatgtccattttaattaataataggaaaaaaaatatagcaaatttttattaggaataatagtttaataaaaaaaaattttaaaaagtaatatatattttaatttgattaggaataattttttttAGCAACATGCTCGTTTAAATAGGAAAAAAAGAAGATGTGCTCGTTTTAATTaggaatataaaaaaatataatgaattttaattaggaaaatttgttacataaaaaaattagaaaaaaatatagtatattataattttattaggaatatatttttattgtgttttgatttccTAATTAGAATAGGAAAAATCATAGACTTACGATTGTAATTTCaaacctaattaaactcaaaatTTTAAATGAGGAatatagtttaataaaaaaaattagaaaaaataatatatattattatttgattaGGAATTATTTTTTTAACAATATGCCCGCTTGAATAGAAAAAAAAGATGTGTCTATTTTAAttagaaataagaaaaaaaaatataatgaatttttatcagaaaaaaattgtttaatgaaaaaatagaaaaaatatagtgtattataattttattataatttttttaaaataatggataggaaattgattaggaataaaattattatattaaaaaaattaattggtagaatttatttttattatattttgattTTCTAATTAGAAAGAGAAAAAAATAATATCATTGACTTAAAATTATAACTTGAAATCTAATTAAATtcaaatttcttatatatatatatgtgtcaaaTTACTATTCGTTAATAAAACGCCATGTGTCGGATGTTGATTTGATAATAAAATTTGCAATTGAATTATAATTGGGACAAATTAAAAAAGTCTCTCTATTGTCTATAAGATGGTGTTTGGATGGATTTTGGTGTTGTTTGAGGTAGATTTGTGTAGTAAATGCAAGCAAAACGAAAATTAAATTTAGGGCAAAAGAGTTTTTCAGAGCAACAACAGCTCTCCCAACTTataagcttcttcttcttcttcaatataaAGCATACAAAATACATCAATAGCTTAGATGATTGACAAGTTTTTAATCTAATGATCCACAATTAGACAACAATTATGGACACTACAACACACAAACTTCCTATTACATGAAAGATCGTCAAAAGGGCAGCTTAAAAACCAGTTTAACGTGTTAAAAACTCCATTCTCTGTATCCAACTTTAATAGAGCAAACTAGTCCCTATAAAAATATAAAAGTGGCAGAATGGTCCCTGACTTTTATGACAGACCACTCCAGTCCCTGCGTCCTTAGCTTCAAGCAGCATCCTGGCTTCGAAACTCAACATTCTCGCCACACTCTTCTTCATCAACAAACATCATTCCTGGATCCTCGAAACAAATCCTTCCAACATCTCCTCCTTTGTGAGAAGGATCCAGCATCCCAATCAAATTCCTTAAAAGCTCAAACCTGGTTCTTGCAAAAGGCTTTGTGAACAAATCTACAATTTGATGAACAGAAGAGCAAGAAGACAATTTCACTTCTTTTGCAGCAACAATCTCCCTCACATGGTGATATTTCAACTTGATATGTTTAGTTCTTTTGTGAAACACCGGATTTTCAGCCATGGCAATAGCAGCTTTTGAGTCACAATACAACACATCTTCTttcttcaattctccaaggtcataCATGATTTTCTTCACCCACACAATTTGCCTAACAGCTGCATTTATAGCTACATATTCTGCTTAACCGGTAGATTGAGCAACAACTTTCTGCCTTTTTGACTCCCATGAAAATACACCTGAGCCCAAACTCAAGCAATAACCAGTCCTGCTTTTCTCCATCGTGTCTCCTCCCATCGTGGAGTCATAAAATGCCATCAAGTCTCCATTACTAGTTTTAGCATACCAAATTTCATGaccaacagtaccactaacatATCTCAGAATTCTCTTTACACACATCATAATGCATTGAGGAatgatatttcatactagatgcaCACATATTCACTCCAAACACAATATCAGGCCGGGATGCACATAGATAAAGTAAAGAACCAATAATACTTCTATATAAAGAACTATCAGTGGCATCTTTACAGTAAGAGAGTTCTACAGGTTTTATACCTGCTTCAACTGGTGTTGTTATTGGCTTGCATTGATCCATTTGGACCTTCTTTAAAATTTCAGTAGCAAATTTCTTCTGAGAAATAAAATTCCCATCTTCCTTTTGCTCAACTTCCAAACCAAGAAAATACTTCATCAAGCCAAGATCAGCCATCTCAAATTCACTGAACATGAGGGATTTGAACTCTTCAATCAGCTTCTCATTAGTTTCCAGTAATCAGTAAGTCATCGACATACATGGAACAAATAAGCTTTCACCGTCGGCAACTTTAACATACAAAGTCACCTCATTCATGCTTCTCACAAAGGCATGTTGCAAAAAGAAGCTATCAATTCTGCTGTACCACGCTCTCGGAGCCTGTTTTAGTCCATAAAGAGCCTTAGAAAGTTTGTAAACTTTCTCCTCCTGGCCTGAAATCTCATAACCCTTAGGTTGagagacataaacttcttcttcgAGAATGCCATTTGAGAAAGACACTCTTAACATCTATGTGGTGAATGTTTCAGCCCTTTTGAGCAGACAAAGCAATCAACAACCTCACTGTTTCCAATCGAGCAACTGGAGCAAAAGTTTCTTCATAGTCAATGCCATATTTTTGAGCATATTCCTGCACAACAAGCCTCGCTTTATGCCTGCTTACACTTCCCTCGGCATTCAACTTCGTTTTGAAAATCTATTTTACACCAATAACATCAACATTTTCTAGTTTATCAACAAGTGTCC
Above is a genomic segment from Rutidosis leptorrhynchoides isolate AG116_Rl617_1_P2 unplaced genomic scaffold, CSIRO_AGI_Rlap_v1 contig115, whole genome shotgun sequence containing:
- the LOC139881112 gene encoding CBL-interacting serine/threonine-protein kinase 7-like, whose protein sequence is MTQPPPPSPTATNLLLGRYELGRMLGRGSFAKVYSAKSVFDQSPVAIKIIDKTKTIDASMEPRIISEVTAMRRLQDHPNILKIHEVMASKTKIYLVMELATGGELFAKVLRRGRLSESSARRYFHQLVNALHFCHQNGIAHRDVKPQNLLLDVNGDLKVSDFGLSALPEQKKDGLLHTFCGTPSYTAPEVMSRRHYDGSKADAWSCGVILFFLLSGSLPAEFDSSNYTLMYKKIRQGNYIPSYISKPARSVISKLLDLNPTTRMSLEQLMTTKWFKKSTIPRNVSKDSFGSSEDGEESSGLRRTLSMNAFDIISLSSSFDLSGLFEEVTKRKELKRFTTAETTQKVVERVREVGGKLGYRVERVQADSVGLVKGKTVVDFEVSELAAQLLLVEVRAVGDGGAERQDGGGGGCLWEELREGLEDVALSWHSETCVN